The Bacillus sp. Marseille-Q1617 genome has a segment encoding these proteins:
- a CDS encoding glycerol-3-phosphate responsive antiterminator: protein MSFEGQKILPAIRSMKDFDKMLETSFKYGVFLDLHVGMLKSVFQYAKQQNRNMFLHIDLIHGLSNDEYGAEYICQEVKPYGIISTKGNVIKKARQKGVYATQRMFVIDSSAMKRSIELIHKTEPDYIEVLPGVVPKIITEIREKTGKPIFAGGLIDTIEEVEAAIDAGATAITTSDRALWKHFDQK from the coding sequence ATGAGCTTCGAAGGACAAAAAATACTCCCTGCGATCAGGTCAATGAAGGACTTTGATAAAATGCTGGAAACGTCTTTTAAATATGGCGTGTTCCTGGATCTTCACGTGGGCATGCTGAAAAGTGTGTTTCAATATGCAAAGCAGCAAAACCGGAACATGTTCCTGCATATCGACCTTATTCACGGACTTTCCAATGATGAATATGGAGCGGAATATATATGTCAGGAAGTCAAACCATACGGCATCATATCAACGAAGGGAAATGTGATAAAAAAAGCGCGGCAAAAAGGCGTCTACGCTACACAGAGAATGTTCGTGATCGACTCAAGTGCAATGAAACGGAGTATTGAATTGATACATAAAACCGAGCCTGATTACATTGAAGTGCTGCCGGGGGTTGTACCGAAAATCATAACTGAAATTCGAGAAAAGACAGGCAAGCCCATATTTGCTGGAGGTCTCATTGATACCATCGAGGAAGTGGAGGCGGCAATTGATGCCGGTGCCACTGCCATTACGACATCCGACCGAGCGTTATGGAAGCACTTTGATCAAAAATGA
- a CDS encoding DeoR/GlpR family DNA-binding transcription regulator: protein MFSEERREKILEKVEKIGRVLAKDLAEEYNVSIDSIRRDLSIMEEDGLLKRTHGGAIPNPKARNKPQAPSIRYGEGNPAQNAIAKAAAEYIKEDETVFIGGSSIHYLMLKYIPRTIVFTVVTNSVEIAYHLRDFSNVETYLIGGKMKESGNITDGLANEFAKQFTIDVNFVTAGGLSTRGLSTSTPEVAIFHNTILTNSRKNIVLMENHKLGMDMFAVMKSPMSKLALVITDDETGEEKIGMIHSHGVNTRIVETE, encoded by the coding sequence ATGTTTTCTGAAGAAAGAAGAGAAAAGATTTTAGAAAAAGTTGAAAAAATCGGCAGGGTATTAGCTAAAGATCTTGCAGAAGAATATAACGTATCAATTGACTCCATTCGCAGGGACTTATCGATAATGGAAGAAGATGGATTGCTAAAGCGGACACATGGCGGGGCGATCCCCAATCCAAAAGCCCGCAATAAACCACAAGCCCCTTCTATCCGGTACGGAGAGGGTAACCCCGCCCAGAATGCGATTGCAAAAGCAGCGGCAGAGTATATCAAAGAGGACGAAACCGTTTTTATAGGTGGATCCTCTATCCATTACTTAATGCTAAAATATATCCCCAGAACTATTGTATTCACCGTTGTTACCAACTCAGTGGAAATAGCCTATCATCTTAGGGACTTTTCTAATGTAGAAACCTATCTGATTGGTGGAAAGATGAAAGAGTCCGGCAATATTACGGATGGGTTGGCCAATGAGTTTGCAAAACAATTTACGATTGACGTGAATTTTGTAACTGCAGGAGGATTATCCACTCGGGGGCTAAGCACTTCAACGCCTGAAGTGGCAATCTTCCACAACACGATTCTTACCAATTCAAGAAAGAACATCGTATTGATGGAGAATCACAAATTAGGTATGGACATGTTCGCCGTAATGAAATCCCCCATGTCGAAATTGGCTCTCGTCATTACGGATGATGAAACAGGCGAAGAAAAGATAGGCATGATCCATTCTCACGGAGTGAATACACGTATAGTGGAAACAGAATAA